From a region of the candidate division WOR-3 bacterium genome:
- a CDS encoding T9SS type A sorting domain-containing protein, with amino-acid sequence MRKTVLALMLVAATAGVARAARPTTATNSTSDPVRTGRVTGHIAVLYDRAGKLVGGNSDAVSGDSLYWKSYNSTTYLKSSAKDHDPAPADRTAMAFQDNQTVVCMDPSGDYVYEVLGSTMRRFSTTDGSDTSFTLAYPGNGACGTDGQYVYVPRIDSIYKYTTTGTYVNTTKINFSTNQYAFAVTNDTLWAGDFSGVTYYGYACARFEGESLNYDATWNVGGGTGGAGMNIAFDGTYYYWAMGGYQSNTFKRFYSDRTLYTEGMVSTDCRGVMCKVVGSPRADVACVELLAPADTVDSGATITPQAVIRNVGTTDESFDAWFSIGSDYADTVSLRLAAGASDTVEFAGWEALDLGTLAVTCSTMLSGDVDSMNDAVHDSVEVVPFTGIRGRFDTHGLSLLDEVLPNPTSGRVAVSYRLPNPTEVRLSVYSSAGVPVWVLQRGVQDAGPHQVSWDGRDEQGRRVAAGVYLLRLEAGRLGATRKLVVHR; translated from the coding sequence ATGCGAAAGACAGTACTGGCTCTGATGCTCGTGGCGGCGACGGCCGGAGTCGCGCGTGCGGCCCGACCGACAACGGCGACGAACTCTACGTCTGACCCGGTCCGGACCGGGCGGGTCACCGGGCACATCGCCGTACTCTACGACCGGGCGGGCAAGCTGGTGGGTGGTAACAGCGACGCCGTGAGCGGCGACTCGCTCTACTGGAAGAGCTACAACAGCACGACCTACCTTAAATCGTCGGCCAAGGACCATGACCCGGCTCCTGCCGATAGGACGGCGATGGCGTTCCAGGACAATCAGACTGTCGTATGCATGGACCCGAGCGGTGACTATGTCTACGAGGTCCTCGGCAGCACTATGCGGCGGTTCAGTACGACTGACGGTTCGGACACGAGCTTCACGCTTGCGTACCCCGGCAATGGCGCGTGCGGCACCGACGGCCAGTACGTCTACGTTCCCAGAATCGATTCCATCTACAAATACACTACAACCGGAACGTATGTCAACACGACGAAGATCAACTTCTCCACCAACCAGTACGCGTTCGCGGTGACTAATGACACGCTCTGGGCGGGCGACTTCTCGGGCGTCACGTACTACGGGTACGCCTGCGCCAGGTTCGAGGGCGAGTCGCTCAACTATGACGCCACCTGGAACGTGGGTGGCGGTACCGGTGGCGCGGGGATGAACATAGCGTTTGACGGCACGTACTACTACTGGGCGATGGGCGGCTACCAATCGAACACCTTCAAGCGGTTCTACTCCGACCGGACGTTGTACACGGAGGGGATGGTTTCCACCGACTGCCGGGGCGTGATGTGCAAGGTCGTCGGGTCTCCGCGAGCGGACGTGGCCTGCGTCGAGCTCCTCGCGCCGGCCGACACGGTCGACTCGGGCGCGACGATTACACCCCAGGCCGTGATCCGAAACGTCGGCACGACCGACGAGTCCTTTGACGCGTGGTTCAGCATCGGTTCAGACTACGCGGATACGGTTTCCCTGAGGCTGGCGGCGGGTGCGAGCGACACGGTTGAATTCGCCGGCTGGGAGGCGCTCGACCTCGGTACGTTGGCGGTGACTTGTTCTACGATGCTATCGGGCGACGTCGATTCGATGAACGATGCGGTTCACGACTCGGTCGAGGTCGTGCCGTTCACCGGGATTCGCGGGCGTTTTGACACACACGGCTTGTCTTTGCTCGACGAGGTACTTCCGAACCCGACCAGCGGCCGCGTCGCGGTAAGCTACAGGCTTCCGAACCCGACCGAAGTCAGGCTGTCGGTGTACTCGTCGGCTGGCGTCCCGGTGTGGGTCCTGCAGCGCGGGGTGCAGGACGCAGGTCCCCACCAGGTATCATGGGACGGTCGGGACGAGCAGGGTCGCCGCGTAGCAGCGGGCGTGTACCTCCTGCGGCTCGAGGCCGGCAGGCTTGGCGCTACGC